The following proteins come from a genomic window of Campylobacter concisus:
- the mscL gene encoding large-conductance mechanosensitive channel protein MscL produces MSFISEFKEFAMRGNVIDMAVGVVIGGAFGKIVSSLVGDVIMPVVGVLTGGVNFTDLKLTLKEAVDGAPAVTINYGSFIQTMVDFLIIAFCIFCVIKALNTLKNKLPKEEPAPAEPETPADIALLTEIRDLLKK; encoded by the coding sequence ATGAGTTTTATAAGCGAATTTAAAGAATTTGCGATGCGCGGAAATGTCATAGATATGGCTGTTGGTGTTGTTATAGGTGGCGCGTTTGGAAAGATCGTTTCATCACTAGTTGGTGATGTTATCATGCCAGTTGTTGGCGTTTTAACTGGCGGTGTAAATTTTACTGATCTTAAGCTTACACTAAAAGAAGCGGTGGATGGAGCACCTGCTGTTACGATAAACTATGGCTCATTTATACAAACAATGGTTGATTTTTTAATAATTGCATTTTGCATTTTCTGCGTTATCAAAGCTTTAAATACACTTAAAAATAAATTACCAAAAGAGGAGCCAGCTCCAGCAGAGCCTGAAACTCCAGCCGACATTGCACTTCTAACTGAGATTAGAGATCTACTTAAAAAATAA
- a CDS encoding multiheme c-type cytochrome encodes MFKKSLMLLACLMSFGFAANMDANKSDALNLNVVKNIKVAHKMSDLSKSCVECHAEKTPGIVADWKNSRHAHVGVSCMDCHSVNADNPMASVKVHPKDSNNHVSMLVSPKTCAKCHENEVEEFTKSGHARGAMQMYANPVIVKLMYHYEGMDHPEYKMAPDATGCSQCHGTVIKLDADHKPTKETWPNYGIGNVYPDGGVGGCKSCHSAHTFSIAEARKPAACASCHLGPDHPDIEIFNNSMHGHIYNSEAHKWNFDAAPDTWDVPDFRAPTCAACHMSGVGETTTTHNVSRRLKWNLWGVSSKLRTAGDEQAAVVYEKTGKLNVGTPLAGHPNGPEAARAEMKLVCKACHTSTHTDNFFIMGDKQVELYNVYNAEATKMLEELKAKNLLLEDAWSDEFQDVYYHMWHHEGRRMRQGALMGGPDYSHWHGVFEVKNDIRKLREIYKKRMESGKVE; translated from the coding sequence ATGTTTAAAAAGTCGCTAATGTTATTAGCCTGTCTAATGTCTTTTGGCTTTGCCGCAAACATGGATGCAAATAAATCTGACGCTTTAAACCTTAATGTTGTAAAAAACATTAAAGTTGCTCACAAAATGTCAGACTTATCAAAAAGCTGTGTTGAGTGCCACGCTGAAAAGACACCTGGCATAGTTGCCGATTGGAAAAATAGTCGCCACGCACACGTTGGCGTAAGTTGTATGGATTGCCACTCTGTAAATGCAGATAATCCTATGGCTTCAGTTAAGGTGCATCCAAAAGATTCTAACAACCATGTTTCAATGCTAGTTAGCCCAAAAACTTGTGCTAAGTGTCACGAAAATGAGGTTGAAGAATTCACTAAGAGTGGTCACGCAAGAGGTGCTATGCAAATGTATGCTAACCCTGTGATAGTAAAACTAATGTATCACTATGAAGGTATGGATCATCCAGAATACAAAATGGCTCCAGACGCTACTGGTTGTTCTCAGTGCCACGGAACCGTCATCAAACTAGACGCTGATCACAAACCTACAAAAGAGACTTGGCCAAACTACGGTATAGGTAATGTTTATCCTGATGGTGGCGTAGGCGGATGTAAATCATGCCACAGCGCACACACATTTAGCATAGCTGAAGCTAGAAAACCAGCTGCTTGTGCATCTTGCCACCTTGGACCTGATCACCCAGATATTGAGATCTTTAACAACTCAATGCACGGACATATCTATAATAGCGAAGCTCACAAATGGAATTTTGATGCTGCTCCTGATACATGGGATGTACCAGACTTTAGAGCTCCAACTTGTGCAGCTTGCCACATGAGTGGTGTTGGTGAAACAACAACAACTCACAATGTTTCAAGAAGACTAAAATGGAACCTATGGGGCGTCAGCAGTAAGCTAAGAACAGCTGGTGATGAACAAGCTGCTGTTGTTTACGAAAAAACTGGCAAACTAAACGTAGGAACACCTCTAGCAGGTCATCCAAATGGACCAGAAGCAGCAAGAGCTGAGATGAAGCTAGTTTGTAAAGCTTGCCATACATCAACTCATACAGATAACTTCTTCATTATGGGTGATAAACAAGTAGAGCTTTATAACGTTTACAATGCTGAAGCAACTAAGATGCTTGAAGAGTTGAAAGCTAAAAACCTACTACTAGAAGATGCTTGGTCAGATGAATTCCAAGATGTCTATTATCATATGTGGCACCATGAAGGTCGTCGTATGAGACAAGGCGCTCTAATGGGTGGCCCTGACTACTCACACTGGCATGGTGTATTCGAAGTTAAAAATGATATAAGAAAACTTCGCGAGATCTACAAAAAAAGAATGGAATCTGGTAAAGTAGAGTAA
- a CDS encoding class 1 fructose-bisphosphatase: MQELNQIFNTIKEIAKEISEVIKYADLGYTTHENATGDTQLKLDVKSDEIITAKFSELDCVKALISEEKENELEINKNAKFIIAYDPLDGSSLVDVNFAVGSIFGIYEDEVKPEKLIAATYTIYGPRLELVIAEKKGALPKFYRLGKDGEFKFIKELELKEKGKLNATGATQKGWSQTHRNFINELFNQGYRLRYSGAMVSDLHQILLKGGGLFSYPATSDHPNGKLRVVFEVLPFAFIYENAKGATTNGKNRTLFDIKIEKIHQITPCFFGSRDEISLLHKFYEQK, encoded by the coding sequence ATGCAAGAATTAAACCAAATTTTTAACACCATAAAAGAGATCGCAAAAGAGATAAGCGAAGTGATAAAATACGCCGATCTTGGCTACACAACCCACGAAAACGCGACTGGCGACACGCAACTAAAACTTGATGTCAAAAGCGACGAGATCATCACAGCTAAATTTAGCGAGCTTGATTGCGTAAAAGCGCTAATTAGCGAAGAAAAAGAGAACGAGCTTGAGATAAATAAAAATGCTAAATTTATAATCGCTTACGATCCACTTGATGGCTCAAGCCTAGTTGATGTAAATTTTGCCGTTGGCTCGATCTTTGGCATCTACGAAGACGAGGTAAAACCAGAAAAATTAATAGCCGCAACTTACACTATATATGGTCCAAGACTTGAGCTTGTCATTGCTGAGAAAAAAGGTGCTTTGCCTAAATTTTATAGACTTGGCAAAGATGGCGAGTTTAAATTTATAAAAGAGCTTGAGCTAAAAGAAAAAGGCAAGCTAAATGCTACAGGAGCGACACAAAAAGGCTGGAGCCAAACGCATAGAAATTTCATAAATGAGCTATTCAACCAAGGATATAGGCTAAGATACTCAGGTGCGATGGTGAGCGACCTGCACCAAATTTTGCTAAAAGGCGGCGGTCTTTTTAGCTATCCAGCAACGAGCGATCATCCAAATGGCAAGCTAAGAGTAGTCTTTGAGGTATTGCCATTTGCCTTCATATATGAAAACGCAAAGGGCGCAACGACAAACGGTAAAAACCGGACACTTTTTGATATAAAAATAGAAAAAATTCACCAAATAACGCCATGCTTCTTTGGCTCACGTGATGAAATTTCTCTTTTGCATAAATTTTACGAGCAAAAATAA
- a CDS encoding Crp/Fnr family transcriptional regulator, whose protein sequence is MIEKIPFFQGLNEEDLAKLEAISVVKKHKKGEFLFIEGEEPKWLIFLISGSVKLYKTTANGKEIFIHQLAPMNFVAEVVNFENIVYPASAIFTISGEVLKINYEKFAAEFLIKPEICMKFLKSMSEKIRITTNLLHQELILSSEEKVARFILDHEDLFNELKHTKISSILNMTPETFSRILNKFKTNGLVKLDEKNQILEKDVGGLQEIYSY, encoded by the coding sequence ATGATAGAGAAAATCCCATTTTTTCAAGGCTTAAACGAAGAAGATTTAGCCAAACTTGAAGCCATAAGTGTCGTAAAAAAGCATAAAAAGGGTGAATTTTTATTTATAGAAGGTGAGGAGCCAAAATGGTTAATATTTTTAATAAGCGGCTCTGTTAAGCTTTATAAAACCACGGCAAACGGAAAAGAAATTTTTATTCATCAGTTAGCACCTATGAATTTTGTAGCTGAAGTCGTAAATTTTGAAAATATTGTCTACCCGGCTAGTGCCATTTTTACCATATCTGGCGAGGTATTAAAGATAAATTATGAAAAATTTGCAGCAGAATTTTTAATAAAACCAGAAATTTGTATGAAATTTTTAAAATCAATGTCTGAAAAGATAAGAATCACAACAAATCTACTTCATCAAGAGTTAATTTTAAGCTCAGAAGAAAAAGTGGCTAGGTTTATTTTAGATCATGAAGATTTATTTAATGAGCTAAAACATACAAAAATTTCATCAATACTTAATATGACTCCAGAAACTTTTTCAAGGATTTTAAATAAATTTAAAACAAATGGTTTGGTTAAACTTGACGAAAAGAACCAAATTTTGGAAAAAGATGTAGGTGGACTGCAAGAAATTTATTCTTATTGA
- a CDS encoding cytochrome c3 family protein, giving the protein MAEVKKKFFVWSSVIIGIVIGLIASMGIADALHATGSGYICTICHTMDPMNAAYHEDVHGGNNKLGIKAECSACHLNHTSAYTYVLTKLKVSINDGYKTFFTDTDKIDWRKKREHASHFVYDSGCLTCHSNLKNVIQAGKSFLPHRDYFVLGNPNKKSCVDCHNHVGHKNLGLHIDKFEAIKKQENNKTK; this is encoded by the coding sequence TTGGCTGAAGTTAAGAAGAAATTTTTTGTTTGGTCATCTGTTATTATCGGCATTGTGATCGGACTTATTGCGTCTATGGGTATTGCTGATGCACTTCATGCAACTGGTAGCGGCTACATCTGTACCATTTGCCACACTATGGATCCTATGAATGCTGCATATCATGAAGATGTACACGGTGGCAATAACAAGCTTGGCATAAAAGCTGAATGTTCAGCCTGTCACCTAAATCATACAAGTGCCTATACCTATGTACTTACAAAACTTAAAGTATCGATAAATGATGGTTATAAGACATTTTTTACAGATACGGACAAGATCGACTGGCGCAAAAAACGTGAGCATGCATCTCACTTTGTCTATGATAGTGGATGTTTGACTTGCCACTCAAATTTAAAAAATGTTATTCAAGCTGGTAAATCATTCTTACCACATAGAGATTATTTCGTTCTTGGAAATCCTAATAAAAAATCATGTGTTGATTGTCATAATCACGTAGGCCACAAAAATTTAGGACTTCATATAGATAAATTTGAAGCAATTAAAAAACAAGAAAACAATAAAACCAAGTAA
- a CDS encoding lytic transglycosylase domain-containing protein gives MVLLRHFSILSLACVALLGKIYTYEELKNEPKSLAKDYYINRLINEGSYTKEQIADLSRDVFRKAGLVQKSIDKILPPKAAPSKCPGVNAKNITQANLTCQNLLTSIAFSLKLDNHTREILAANLAKTNPEKSKILLALNEANPAKVFANLNDTKSFLELFNASSPQNKSTLFSESFDTNFMTKLYSQKGFTNLLNDIVFNKKYEGFRRNLLSIDPAITEKNDAFTLGLNAILLGQDDIAFSLFARAKSTFERAWQRDNAAFWQYQISKNERFLKELSASRDANIYSLYARDLIGGESLEVIVPRPSKQNIENFDVSDPFLWNKTIALAKDMNATQASEFAKKFYTNESIGAYAYFMQKAHGWEKQYFLMPSSPELEGISNERKSMIYALARQESLFIPSVVSTSYALGMMQFMPFLANAIGKKELKIPNFDEDDLFKTDIAFKFANHHLNYLDKFLYHPLFTAYAYNGGIGFTKKLITRDDMFKEGKFEPFLSIELVPVAETRNYGKKVLANYVIYMALTGSNIKISQLFENLTKPALTDKFRN, from the coding sequence TTGGTTTTGCTGCGTCACTTTAGTATTCTCTCTCTTGCTTGTGTTGCTCTTTTGGGCAAAATTTATACCTATGAAGAGCTAAAAAACGAGCCAAAAAGCCTAGCAAAAGACTACTACATCAACCGCCTTATCAACGAGGGCAGTTATACAAAAGAGCAGATAGCAGATCTTTCTCGTGATGTATTTAGAAAAGCAGGTCTTGTTCAAAAATCAATCGATAAAATTTTACCTCCAAAAGCAGCTCCTAGCAAATGTCCTGGTGTAAATGCAAAAAATATCACCCAGGCAAATCTAACCTGCCAAAATTTGCTAACATCTATTGCTTTTAGTTTAAAGCTTGACAATCATACTCGTGAAATTTTAGCAGCCAATCTTGCAAAGACAAATCCAGAAAAATCAAAAATTTTACTCGCATTAAATGAAGCAAATCCGGCTAAAGTTTTTGCAAATTTAAACGATACAAAGAGCTTTTTAGAGCTATTTAACGCCTCTAGCCCACAAAACAAAAGTACACTTTTTAGCGAAAGTTTTGATACAAATTTTATGACCAAGCTCTACTCGCAAAAGGGCTTTACAAATTTATTAAACGATATTGTTTTTAATAAAAAATATGAAGGCTTTAGGAGAAATTTGCTAAGCATCGATCCAGCCATCACTGAAAAAAATGACGCTTTTACGCTTGGATTAAATGCGATTTTACTAGGACAAGACGATATCGCTTTTAGTCTTTTTGCAAGAGCCAAGAGCACATTTGAAAGAGCTTGGCAAAGAGACAATGCGGCCTTTTGGCAGTACCAGATAAGCAAAAACGAAAGATTTTTAAAAGAGCTAAGTGCCAGCAGGGACGCGAATATCTACTCACTTTACGCAAGAGATTTGATCGGTGGCGAGTCACTTGAGGTCATCGTGCCAAGGCCTAGCAAGCAAAATATCGAAAATTTTGACGTGAGCGATCCGTTCTTATGGAACAAAACTATAGCCCTTGCAAAGGATATGAATGCCACGCAAGCAAGCGAATTTGCGAAGAAGTTTTATACAAACGAAAGTATCGGTGCCTATGCATATTTCATGCAAAAGGCGCATGGTTGGGAGAAACAATACTTTTTGATGCCAAGTTCTCCTGAGCTTGAGGGTATCAGCAACGAGAGAAAATCGATGATCTACGCATTGGCTAGACAAGAGAGCCTCTTTATCCCAAGCGTAGTTTCTACTTCATACGCCCTTGGTATGATGCAGTTTATGCCATTTCTCGCAAATGCGATCGGCAAAAAAGAGTTAAAAATCCCAAATTTTGATGAAGACGATCTTTTTAAAACAGATATTGCATTTAAATTTGCAAACCATCACCTAAACTATCTTGATAAATTTCTCTATCATCCTCTCTTTACCGCATACGCATATAATGGCGGTATCGGCTTTACCAAAAAGCTTATCACACGAGATGATATGTTTAAAGAGGGGAAATTTGAGCCGTTTTTATCGATCGAGCTTGTCCCGGTCGCAGAGACTAGAAACTATGGCAAAAAGGTGCTTGCAAACTACGTGATCTATATGGCGCTTACTGGTTCCAATATAAAGATTTCGCAACTTTTCGAAAATTTAACAAAACCGGCCTTGACTGATAAATTTCGAAACTAA
- a CDS encoding YggT family protein: protein MILSTLFSAIANILHLIITVYTWVVIAAALISWVRPYPSSPVVQLLYRLTEPVYSFIRRYIKTNFSGIDFTPLIVLLALQFLDQFLIRLLFGFAASL from the coding sequence ATGATACTTTCCACTCTATTTTCAGCGATCGCAAACATTTTGCACCTTATTATCACGGTCTATACTTGGGTCGTCATCGCAGCAGCTCTGATTAGCTGGGTCAGACCTTATCCTAGCTCACCGGTCGTACAGCTACTTTATAGGCTAACTGAGCCAGTCTATAGCTTTATTAGACGCTACATAAAAACAAATTTTAGTGGTATCGACTTTACTCCGCTTATCGTACTTTTAGCACTTCAATTTTTAGATCAATTTTTAATAAGGCTTTTATTTGGTTTTGCTGCGTCACTTTAG
- the gltX gene encoding glutamate--tRNA ligase, translating to MYRFAPSPTGDMHIGNLRAAIFNYICSLQDKSGFILRIEDTDKERNIEGKEKDILEILSKFGIKPEQIYIQSENLKFHRQLASKLLIDKKAFACFCTEEELEAKKQKAKEQGVAYRYDGTCERLSDTEVLNCEKPFVIRMKKPTRTMSFTDAIKGELSFEPDAVDSFVIMRADKTPTYNFACAVDDMLEGVTFVIRGEDHVSNTPKQDLIREGLGYTGKMNYAHLPILLNIEGKKMSKRENESSVKWLFEQGFLPEAIANYLILLGNKTPTEIFTIEEAVKWFDITKISRSPARFDVKKLEQINREHIKLASKERIKEIFGVDDNKVELVKFYTQESSLVPEIKAKVEAIYSPKIAPDEYKNEFEIIKKAARNLKACEIFDEFKKELMSATNLKGKNFFMPLRALLTNDLHGPELSELYPLIKDDLAKILI from the coding sequence ATGTATCGTTTTGCACCCTCTCCAACAGGAGATATGCACATAGGAAATTTACGTGCCGCTATTTTTAATTATATTTGTTCTTTACAAGATAAAAGTGGCTTTATTTTACGCATAGAAGATACTGACAAAGAGCGAAATATTGAGGGAAAAGAGAAAGATATCTTAGAAATTTTAAGCAAATTTGGCATAAAGCCAGAGCAAATTTACATCCAAAGTGAAAATTTAAAATTCCACAGACAGCTAGCTTCAAAGCTCCTCATTGACAAAAAGGCCTTTGCTTGCTTTTGCACCGAAGAAGAGCTTGAGGCAAAAAAACAAAAAGCAAAAGAGCAAGGCGTGGCATATAGATACGACGGCACCTGCGAGAGACTAAGCGACACTGAAGTTTTAAACTGCGAGAAGCCGTTTGTCATCCGCATGAAAAAGCCAACACGCACTATGAGCTTTACAGACGCTATAAAAGGCGAGCTAAGCTTTGAGCCAGACGCAGTTGATAGCTTTGTCATCATGAGAGCAGACAAAACACCAACTTATAACTTCGCCTGCGCAGTCGATGATATGCTTGAGGGCGTAACTTTTGTCATACGTGGCGAGGATCACGTGAGCAATACACCAAAGCAAGACCTCATACGCGAGGGCCTTGGCTACACTGGCAAGATGAACTACGCGCATTTGCCTATCCTTTTAAATATTGAAGGTAAAAAAATGAGCAAGCGCGAGAATGAATCAAGCGTAAAATGGCTCTTTGAGCAAGGATTTTTACCTGAAGCGATCGCAAATTATTTGATACTTCTTGGTAACAAAACTCCAACTGAAATTTTTACCATCGAAGAGGCGGTGAAGTGGTTTGATATAACCAAAATTTCACGCTCTCCAGCTAGATTTGACGTGAAAAAACTTGAGCAGATAAATAGAGAACATATCAAGCTTGCTTCAAAAGAGCGCATAAAAGAGATCTTTGGCGTGGATGATAACAAGGTTGAGCTAGTTAAATTTTACACTCAAGAGAGCTCCCTAGTGCCTGAGATAAAGGCAAAAGTAGAGGCTATATACTCACCAAAAATAGCTCCAGATGAGTACAAAAACGAATTTGAGATCATAAAAAAAGCAGCTCGTAATTTAAAAGCTTGCGAAATATTTGATGAGTTTAAAAAAGAGCTTATGAGCGCTACAAATTTAAAAGGCAAAAACTTTTTCATGCCGCTACGTGCGCTTCTTACGAACGACCTTCACGGTCCTGAGCTAAGCGAGCTCTATCCGCTCATAAAAGATGATCTGGCAAAAATTTTAATCTAG
- the mobB gene encoding molybdopterin-guanine dinucleotide biosynthesis protein B, which produces MKRLAIAFSGPSNSGKTTLILKVAKKFIDDGLKVAIVKHDPGNKAKFDVEGKDSFKFSQTGADVVVMSPTRTTYFSQNSQEISDVIKMLGEFDMLLVEGLKTLPLPRLSVFKGEIDESYLSFSDAIATYKEQIPYEIKNLNLDDTNAICAWILENAKAV; this is translated from the coding sequence ATGAAAAGACTTGCTATCGCTTTTTCTGGCCCTTCAAATAGCGGAAAAACGACTCTTATTTTAAAGGTAGCAAAAAAATTTATAGATGATGGTTTGAAAGTCGCGATAGTAAAACATGATCCAGGCAACAAGGCCAAATTTGATGTTGAAGGCAAGGATAGCTTTAAATTTTCTCAAACTGGAGCAGATGTGGTGGTGATGAGTCCGACTAGAACAACTTATTTTTCACAAAATTCACAAGAAATTAGTGATGTTATTAAAATGCTCGGCGAGTTTGACATGCTCTTGGTTGAAGGACTAAAGACACTTCCTCTACCAAGACTAAGCGTTTTTAAAGGCGAGATTGACGAATCTTACCTTAGCTTTTCAGACGCGATCGCCACTTATAAAGAGCAAATTCCCTACGAAATAAAAAATCTCAATTTAGACGATACAAACGCCATTTGTGCGTGGATATTAGAAAATGCAAAGGCTGTATAA